The following DNA comes from Salvelinus sp. IW2-2015 linkage group LG1, ASM291031v2, whole genome shotgun sequence.
GTGTTTGTTAATATTTACAGATGCGTCTTTTGGCCGACTGACCTTGTTGATGATTCGgctggagaagaaggagggagtcTTCTCACGGTGGGTGTGGAAGTTGAGMGCCATCAGGGCATCCGGGCCCACTGAGAAATAGTTATTCATGGACAGGACCTGATGAGAATAGGACACACGAGTTAGGAGGTCCTTTACTGATCAAATCAAGGGTATAAACAGTGAATAGCCAATCACGTAGGCTATTCCAGTAAGCAGGATGATTAAGTTAMCCAGCTAACGTTGATAAACAACCATAKAACTTGTTTTTCYGGTTMATTAAAAAYGTGTATACTGGTTGTTGTTTGTCGAGTCAATTATACCWTGTCAATTTTAAGTCCTTTTTCTTAAAAAKAAGTTATTTCAAGCAATTTYGGACAGTTAGCTGGCTTACTAATTGATACAGCTTTCTGGAACAGCCCCATGATCGCAATGGATCACTTGGTTGGACCATGGTTCTGGCAGTAGAAACACCAGAGTTATAGGTGTGATTCCTGTATGGGCCACACACTGAATATAGTATGTGTTGCTGAATTATATCAAAATGCAGGGSAAATGGACAAGATCAAAAGAGGCTAGCTTAGAGAGKGTGAAATGCAACTCACCTTTGGCTTACGAAAGTAGAGCCCCTTTGAGGCTACCTGAACTTTCCACCTGTTAGGACAATGAAGATCATACTGGWTMATTTACAACCATGTTACAACACAAATAGAACTAGGGATATTGAGCGTCGCAGCATTAGCACAGAAGGCTACGTTACATGCGCTTTGTAGCATTAGCACAGAAGGCTACGTTACATGCGCTTTGTAGCATTAGCACAGAAGGCTACAGGACTTGGATTTCGTAGTATTATAAGCCGTTACTTGAGCTTCATAGCATTAGCACAGGAGGCTACATGACTTGAGCTTCGTAGCATTAGCACAGCAGGCTACATTACTTGGGTTACGTAGCATTGTAGCATTAGCACAGGAGGCTACACAACTTCCTCTGGCTCTCCACTGACCTGTCCATCTTGACCACCTCTGCTTCGAGGACGTTCCGGAGCACCTGCTCCACAGGGATCTCCCCGGCGTAGCCCGACCCCCAGCCCAGGGAGTTGGACAGGTCGTTCCCCGTACCCAGGGGCAGGATCATCACCCTGGGGATGAACTGATCTTGGCCCTGGAGACCAATACAACACGTGAAACAGACGTCAGTGTGCTGCTAACATTAGatcttcctccactgtccctatACCGGGCTCAAACCAGTGATcctctgctcacaaacacacgtgaccgccctcctTGACAACGTGCCAACCGTTTGAGCTATCGGAAAATATCTATAGCGATTAGATGCGAATGCRATTCCAATGGAACATGCACGCCATCTACAGACGTCTTATTCAATAATAATAACCAACAACAACAGTAGTTACAGCAACRTCAGTTGCAACTTCAGTTACAACAGTCTCTTGGCATAGAGCTGCACGACTCATTTGCACCTGCCCATTGTCATGTTGCACATGTAAAAACACACAGTCCTTTACCTTGAGCTTCATGGTGTCGATGGCATCCAGCACCCAGCCCACGGTTCCGTCCCCCCCACACACCAGCACCCTCACACTGCCTGGAGGCAGCAGGGTGCACAGCTGCAGGGCCTTAGAGGGAGGCAGCTCCGACAGGTCAAACacctgagagaggaggggaggagagaggagaagaggagagaggaaaggagaggagaagaggaaaggagagagaggaaaggagaggagaagagaagagaagaggagagaggaaaggagaggagaagaggagaagaggagagaggagaagaggaaaggagaggagaagaggaaatgagaggagaagaggaaaggagaagaaagagaaaaggagagaggtaaGGAGATAAGGAGAGGATAGCAGACAGAAAAGGGAAACAGTGGattggaggggagggagatgttTATGCATCCCATCACCGTGCCACCTCCACAATCACTTTAACTCGAAAGAGTGCCTATTGTGCRCCAGTTCAATTTGACCTAGACATCTTATTAATTCCATAATATGCTACACAGAGGACTGACTGACCTGGACAGGGTTGAGGATGGTGCGGAACTCTCCAAGCAGAGCCTCCCCCATGTTGTTCCCACTGCGAGTGTTGGCCAGGACCAGCACTGGAGTCCAGCTGCTCCCGCAGGCAGATGccagctagacacacacacacacagttaaaattAAAGTAAACAAAACCTGTTTCAAGCCACAACCCAGTCTTCTAACCTGACTCAAGAGGGACTGGTAGTTGCTAGTAATRCAACCAAACAGTCGGTTCCGATCCACCATTTGGGACACCCTAACCCCAGACACTGACCCCTCCCTGGGTGTGACCTATGACCTTGCTGTACTCATCGGGGTGCCTGCGGCGGAGCTTGTTGACGTGGTGGAGGTAGTGAGGGGGGATGATGACGCTGCGGAACTCGCCCAGCTCACAGCGCTCCTCGTCCGMCAGGCTGGGCTTGCAGTCGTCGTGCACCGTggtctgacaccacacacacctgccaagggacaaacacacacccatCAGGCACAATTTATTCGGAGCTCACTGTAATGTCAAGGCAAAAGATGGACAGCGAGCTGGTTAAGAATTGTACACGAAAAGAAAAGRACATGATATTAATTCCTGTCAATTTGCAAATAAAGCAACTTCAGCTTCCCCCATGATTGAAAAATGACAAATAGCACCCTCTCCATCTTTCGTGCCAGAACCAAACACATAAAAGCTAACGCCTTTGCATCCCGCTGGGCTTCACTCTGATTAATGTGGCAGACAAAAACTCACACAAATGACAGCCTAGAAGCAAAATAATATTACCTAAAGTCACACAGCTTCGGTTGGTTCCCACATTGCTCCTTGCAGACCGCACAGACACTGCAGAGAGGGACGTTTCCCCGGACCCAGCGGTGCTCCAGTGTCCCATCCGTTAGGGACGGAGCCATAATCTCTTTGCACACAAGGCTCCGGTCGGCGCGACGCAGGCATGTCTCGTCGGCGCACACTCCGCAGCAGTCGCAGAACGCCCCTTGTAGAATGTGTTGTTGGCATACACAGCAGTAGGTGGGCTTGTTGAACAGGTCCGTGCAGTGCCAACCGTGCTTGCTCTTGCGGAAGAAGTCTTTCATGTGTATTTTCCGTTTGGAGCGTTGGACACTGCACCACAAAGTAATGATCACGGGCACTACGACAGCGAGAGTGGTCCAAAACAGGAGTGTCCACTCTTCCCGTGACGATTGGTCGCGGTTTCCCTCGTCCCCCTCCATAGACATTCGAGGATGAGTGGTTGGTATTAACGCGAATAAACTAATCAAATCGTAGAATATCACGAGAATTCACCGATATAAACATTGTGCGCAAGTCGCGCGCATCATKATGTCCATGCAATAGCGACGAGAAAATGACAACCTTCTCGTGTTGCGAAATAACGCACAAAACAAGGCTCGAGCGAGATTGTAAACATTGGCTACCGTTAATTTTKGGCAAAATACGTAGCTAGACGACGACCACGAACATTTGGAATATTAGCATTcagaagctatgctagctatagTTACTGGGCACCTAATGTGCTCGTTACCTATCTAGCAATGACTACATTAGAAACTGATAATCCAtcgtcagtaaaaaaaaaaacgcatcGAAACGCATGCCCAGGAATTTATAATATTAAAGGTTGCATTGACATGACAGCTTCATTACTATATCAATAACACGACTAAACAATAGATTCGTCGATAAAACATATGTCCCATTGCAAACAGTGGCCTTCCCACCTAATGGCCGTGTTCAACCGCGTCAAAACCGTGTTGTATCATGGGTACATTTTGACTGACTGATCTGCAAATTACATTGAGAAGTTATTtccatagagatagatataggactcatctttgtatctgtcccattatagcgtctgtgacaacatgggcagcgccattgaggctatctccattttgaagtagtccatgtTCTTCTTcccgattggctgatccctcccgatgacccggttggacatgactccaaaggggtcaccaggagggatgaGCCAATGAAGTCCCACCCAGATGACTACRTTAAAATGGTGGAAgacctcaatggcgctgcccatgctaatagccttttggccactagaggcccctatcattctctatggttatttatgctgcaatgtgatttgtagatcagtcagtttCGACTCGCCTGCAATGTCAAACGCGCCCATTATCAATAGTGTCGTTCRTTTTAATTGGCCAATATGCTAACGGTCCATGACGTACATTTTTACGTAGTACTCAGCTGACTCTGGCAACTGAATAACAGATCAAAAACAGTTTGTTGAGGGGAAAGATTTAGAGCTTTTCGTTCAATACATTTAAATCGTATTACTAACATTTGCCTCAAAGGCATAAGACACATCTACATAACATAATTATATTATAAACGCAGACAGAGCTTCACATTCACTGATAGGCCTACTAGGCCTATAGGAAGTTACCAGTAATTTCTTAATCTTATATTTaggaaaaacagacacattattTGGGCATTTCTACATGATGATAGAAAGAAGTTGAACAATAactttattacattacatttggcTGGAATGACTGTTGAAACGAGGCACGCTGTCAAAACATCTTGCAATCGAAACAGTGATAAGGCCAAAACAATATTTTTTYCCGGCACTTCGATACtgaagcaggttaggagaatttgcGAAGGAGGTTAGGTttctgaggttaaggttaggaaaatggttatggttagcgaaaatgctctcctaacctgctacggaaATCACTTTGTATTGAAGTGCCGTAAAAAGAGTGTGGCCCAAGGCCGATAAGGCGCATGGCCTCGTTTCCGGGAAACCaagaacaaaacagaaaatagCCTTTAAAAAAACACTGCCTTGCGAAAAACATCCATTATTCCTAAACAAATTATCTCTGTATAAAATGAGTTTTGCGCGCCATCAAGTGGATAGAATCAGCATTGCAAATTTTAAATCATAACGCTAAAACTGCAACTGGATACAGATGTAATTCGTGctagaagaaaaatatatttgagtaCGGTATCAAAGTTCAAACTGATGAAAAAATAAGTACATTGCATGCTATAATCACCACcaaataaatatacaaataaatacatgtctCGTGCCAGAACAGCAGGCACAGTGACACTCAACAGATGTTTTCACAGTTATGTGATATTTGGATTGGGGAGGTGATCGGTGACGTAAGAGGATCATTTACACCCTCATCTCCTACGGACTGGGGTCTCAGTGCAGAAGTAGCCGGGCAGGAGATCAGAGACCAAGATGAAGAAGTTTGTGGCATTTTCCCTCTGTCTGGTCCTCTTGACCATCTACACAGCAGGTAGGCTCATTTTGAAGAGGTAAATTGCctttagaaaaatgtattaattaacctTTTGGTGGCTTKTGAGTCTTTTGAAGGTCTCTGATAAAAGTTTATCTTTGCATTTTTTTCTAAATGTTAATGCAATAGAAATGTTGTTTTAAGAAAATATGATTATGCAGTTGTTAAGTAGTAATTAATGCAGTAATTTATATGCTCAAATAATTACATGCATGAAGAAAAGTACTTGCTTCATAATTAAacttacaaaataaaaatgcaattcAGTCGTGCACAGAAAAGCAAATATTGCGTTGCGTCATTGTAACTAGTAAATATGAAACTAAATACATGTCTGTTGTATGAAGATATtgcatgaaaatatgaaaataagcAGAACAAATAATTGCtcatgtaaaacaaaacaaatatgacAGAATTGTTTTATGCACATAGCTCATTTAAATATTGTATTGATCTGCCCCCTATTACAATATCATGTWCTTCCATTTTTAAGCTCTTATCAATTCAGTTTCAAAATCATTGCAAAAAGCCTGCATGAGCCCTGGGTGGTGCTTTGCCACGTCGCTGTGTGTGCCTGGCGCTGTTGACAGAGCCAGCCAGGTTCATTTTCATACCCCCTCACAGGTTGGCCTTTTGGGGGTCACGTGCTCCATGGGCTGGCCTGGCTCTCTGGAGAGTGGGGGAAATGAATGGGTACTTTGTTGCTCCACCAAAAAAACAGCCTCCTAATGATattctgctgctgctgggggacagacagagacagagctctACGAGACTAGGGYtgcatctcaaatggcaccctattccctatagagtacCCTATGTCACTGATTGTTGCAATATTTTCGTTTGAGATAGATGTAGACAAATKAAGGTTGACGTtcattgtcatgaatcttgccccggaggcagaactgagcgatatCCCGCTAGCTGGGCCAGMTACAAAGTCAAACTTGGCTATATCATAACAATTaatgtcttaatttaaggttagggttagcggtgtggttaaggttatggttaaggttatgtTTAAAATCCGATTTTCGGGgggtatttggtatttattaAGATCTTCATTCGCTgctgcaaaagcatcagctattcttcctggggtccacatgaaacatgacattatacatagtacagaacagtattagtcaaggactgaaatacatAAATTTAAAActtcacacatagcctacatgcagtgccttcggaaagtattcagacctcttgactttttccacatccagagatgttcgatccgggttcaagtctgggctctggctgggccactcaaggacattcagagacttgtcccgaagccactcctgctttgtcttggctgtgtgcttagggttgttgtcctgttggaaggtgaaccttcaccctagtctaaggtactgagcgctctggagcaggttttcatcaaggatctctctgtactttgctctgttcagttATGCCTCGATCCTGACYggtctcccagtccctgccgctgaaaaacaactcCACatgctgatgctgccaccaccatacttcactgcagggatggtgccaggtttcctccagacgtgatgcttggcattcaggccaaaaagttcaatcttggtttcatcagaccagaaaatcttgtttctcgtggtctgagagtctttaggtgccttttggcaaactccaagcgggctgtcatgtgccttttactgaggagtaattttttttatacccttccccagatctgtgtcttgacaATTCCTTcggacctcatgacttggtttgtgtgagacattatatagacaaaaatgtcttaaaacctgtttttactttgtcattatggggtattgtgtgtagattggtgaggggaaaaaaatatataatacattttagaataaggctgtaacgtaacaaaatgtggaaaaagtcaaggggtctgaatactttctgaatgcactgtatcagtacatacacacaacctctaggtctaatacatagtacagtgcaaattacaatacaatatatataaaatgacTGTGTCGATTCACAGTACcctttgtgcagtaaggtgttgttttatctgtttttttaaaaactggttttattgctagttacctggggtggcagagagttccatgtagacatggctctatttaatactgtgcgtttcccagcctctgtgctggacctggggactgtgaggagacctctggttgcatgacTTGTGTTGTACCAATGGGTGttcgaactgtgtgccaactgcttgaacagacagttcagtaYCTTCAACAGATCAAtacctcgcacaaagaccaatagtgatgcagtcaatctctcctcaactttgagccaggagacaTGCATGACACTGACACTTTCCCTCCGTCTACATCTAAGTGCGATACGTGCTGCTTTGTactggaccaactgcaatttacctttgtccttctttgccgcacatgaccacacatctgggcagtagtccaggtgtgacaaaactatgactttgtatgactttgtggctctgccagctagtgaccactttgCAGAGCTGCYTCCAGGGCMAAACGTAWGACAATAAATGTCCACCTGCGTAGGCAAGCAGTGATGTTGCACAGTCAGCTCTTTGAAAACGAAGGGATATTGATGTCTTGAAATGCTTTGTCTCTCCATCGACAGATGCAAACCCAATCATCAAGGAGAGCTATGCTAAGCAACTTCTGCGGACCAAGAGGCAGAAGCCCGGCCACCCCGATGAGCCAATGAGGGTAAGGTTCAAAGTGCAAGGGGCACAATWRRAAACCTGCAGCGGTGTGCTCATCCTTCTAAGAWTCCATAAAAAATGTTTCACGTAACAATTACCCTGTCATTTCTTCTGTTTTGATATGATAATGAGAGCTGCTTACGGCTTGATAAACGAACAGCACTTTAGATAATATGTAGTCATACAATGAAACTGATGGtcaactctttctctccctggtgTGTTTCattccaaaaaaataaaaaagacagccCACCCCATTCATGATTCTCTCACATTCTCTTttgaccccccctctctctctctttctctctttctctccctctctctttctttctctctctctttttctctctctctttttctctctcttctttttctctctctctctctctctctctctctctctctctctctctctctctctctctctctctctctctctctctctctctctctctctctctgtctctctctctctctctctctctctctctctctctctctctctctctctctctcctctctctctctctctctctctctctctcctctctctctctctctctctctctctctctctctctcctctctctctctctctctctctctctctctctctctctctctctctctcttctctctctctctctctctctctctctctctctctctctctctctctcgctctctctctctctctctctctctctctctcgctctctctctctctctctctctctctctctctctctctctctctctctctctctctctctcctctctctctctctctcttctctctctctctctctctctctctctctctctctctctctctctctctctctctctctctctctctctctctctctctccctcccgtacAGGAGCACTTGCTCCACATGCAGGTTCTGGATCAGAGGGCCCAGGAGACCAACCTGGAACACTGGCTGAACCCCCACTGCTACCCCCGCTGTGACAGGAACTACGGACACCCTGTCTAATCCCCAGTGACCTCGCCTTGACTCCTCACAGCCCAGGTCCCTGTCTGTCCAACACAACCATAAAACATCCCTGCTTAGGTCCCCTGGGGCTTGTTGAGTAGGGAACAGGGTAGTAAAATGCTGTGTAACAAAAAAAGTACCAGAAAGTACATMATTTCACTACATTTCGGACAATTTTCAGTTTCCTGCCTATTGAACACAATGTACAGTGCCTATAATTAGCCTATAGGATGAAGTTGCCTTCGCTGATCAGTTTTGTATTTCCCTCCTGATTGGTTATAGTTAGAATTGGGGTAAACTGATTCgctatctttttttttgttgtcttctgGCGAACAACTTTTTCTGTGTGGCGGAAGGCGTTGACGGCAAgaaggatgttgacaactgtgatgacaacgatgatgatgatgaccatGATAATGATATGAGGGTGAAGCTCGGAGTGCAACTCTACCACATGCATTTCATGATGAAGCCTCAGCAGTGAACATTAGTGGCCATCAGTAGATCAGCTTATTCCAACAACATTAGCATACTGGAAACATATACAATGATGTTAASGTCATAGAGGATASATGATCCGTTTATATGTGGATACAGTTATGAGAAAATATACATTGTATTatgtaaaacaatgttttaaaaaaaacaatcattTAATAAACAATCTAATCAAAAATGGAAAtgtggtgtgttttttttctcttcggTTTTGAAACTGGACTTTGAACAGGCTTCGGTAAGACTTCTTTAGAGAAAATAAAGACTTTAACTACTAAGAAAGAGGAACTGTGAAGCGGAAGATTGTCCATGGTGTCATAGGCAGTCATGTSGGTTGACCCCGCTGCTGACCCGGGGTTACGGTTGTTGCGGTCGGCCATGACCCGAGGTTACTATCGTAGTTTACTGATGTTTGGGGAATTTAAGGCAGTGCCCTTCGCTCGAGTTCACTGTATGACTCTGCACAGTGCTGTTACTTTCTCGCGCAGGAGGCTCTACAGATGAACGGCATGCTATTGACCACAATGAATAACAACTTGTGAAAGGAAAGAGGGGAATTATTTGATACAAAGTATTCAACGCTTTATCGCAGCTAAACTGAAAGGCCGGGAGCACTAGGCTAAATCTTACGCAGTTGTGGACGTGTGAAGGGAGTAAATATATCCAGACAAGAACAAATACAGTTATTCTCCGAAGTGAACGTCGTGCAAATGATTTGTAACATTGCGTAATATAGCATTAAACTGATAATGGCCGTATATGGCCGTATACGACTGAACCGGCACACATTTTACATGCAATTTAAGAAATGTGCTGCTGATGTTTGGGCTGATTGATGGCCAAAAATATCGAACAATTATTGATGCATTTAGTCAAATTTTTGGGAAACTTTTATTTTWTTGTATTATGTCCMCATGATTCAATGACAACATCTAAMACCCGACGTGTGTTTCATCTGGAGAAATTGCATTGTAGCCAATCAAGAGTCAGATTGTTCAAGTACTATCTGCATGTGGCATGCGAGCATCATCGAATGATTCTGCAAAACGAATGCACGGATGGGCGTACAAATAGGTCACTGGAACTAACCAAGTAAAAAAAACAGTGTAAGCACGCAACAATCATCCAAATTAATCATTAAACATTACGCCATAGCCTATACAAAAATGACCGGAGTCTTTTGTCAGGCAAATGCATTCCTGTCAGACATAAGTGTAATAGCAGGTTATAACGTACATTTCGTAGGCAATCTGTTAGCTCTGATGACCTATTTGGTAACACAGGCCTACCTACCGTGTGACCCCACATAACCATCGTGTCCATTCCGCAGATA
Coding sequences within:
- the LOC111956496 gene encoding diacylglycerol kinase epsilon isoform X2; its protein translation is MSMEGDEGNRDQSSREEWTLLFWTTLAVVVPVIITLWCSVQRSKRKIHMKDFFRKSKHGWHCTDLFNKPTYCCVCQQHILQGAFCDCCGVCADETCLRRADRSLVCKEIMAPSLTDGTLEHRWVRGNVPLCSVCAVCKEQCGNQPKLCDFRCVWCQTTVHDDCKPSLXDEERCELGEFRSVIIPPHYLHHVNKLRRRHPDEYSKLASACGSSWTPVLVLANTRSGNNMGEALLGEFRTILNPVQVFDLSELPPSKALQLCTLLPPGSVRVLVCGGDGTVGWVLDAIDTMKLKGQDQFIPRVMILPLGTGNDLSNSLGWGSGYAGEIPVEQVLRNVLEAEVVKMDRWKVQVASKGLYFRKPKVLSMNNYFSVGPDALMALNFHTHREKTPSFFSSRIINKAVYFMYGTKDCLVQECKDLDKRIELELDGERVALPSLEGIIVCNIGYWGGGCRLWEGMGDEPYPPTRLDDGLLEVVGVYGSFHCAQIQVKMANPVRLGQAHTVRLVLKTSRMPMQVDGEPWAQGPCTITITHKTQAFMLYHSAEQTDDDDESSTSEAESSAPHDSPKPAGPASARA
- the LOC111956496 gene encoding diacylglycerol kinase epsilon isoform X1 encodes the protein MSMEGDEGNRDQSSREEWTLLFWTTLAVVVPVIITLWCSVQRSKRKIHMKDFFRKSKHGWHCTDLFNKPTYCCVCQQHILQGAFCDCCGVCADETCLRRADRSLVCKEIMAPSLTDGTLEHRWVRGNVPLCSVCAVCKEQCGNQPKLCDFRCVWCQTTVHDDCKPSLXDEERCELGEFRSVIIPPHYLHHVNKLRRRHPDEYSKVIGHTQGGLASACGSSWTPVLVLANTRSGNNMGEALLGEFRTILNPVQVFDLSELPPSKALQLCTLLPPGSVRVLVCGGDGTVGWVLDAIDTMKLKGQDQFIPRVMILPLGTGNDLSNSLGWGSGYAGEIPVEQVLRNVLEAEVVKMDRWKVQVASKGLYFRKPKVLSMNNYFSVGPDALMALNFHTHREKTPSFFSSRIINKAVYFMYGTKDCLVQECKDLDKRIELELDGERVALPSLEGIIVCNIGYWGGGCRLWEGMGDEPYPPTRLDDGLLEVVGVYGSFHCAQIQVKMANPVRLGQAHTVRLVLKTSRMPMQVDGEPWAQGPCTITITHKTQAFMLYHSAEQTDDDDESSTSEAESSAPHDSPKPAGPASARA
- the LOC111956702 gene encoding uncharacterized protein C17orf67 homolog is translated as MKKFVAFSLCLVLLTIYTADANPIIKESYAKQLLRTKRQKPGHPDEPMREHLLHMQVLDQRAQETNLEHWLNPHCYPRCDRNYGHPV